TTTTTGGATCTATTAATTCTGCCTCAGATTTAATAACTTTTACTCCTGATTGTTTAAGAAGCATCGTGAGACCTTTTTTCTGTGTATCAACAACTTTATCTTTTTTATCCATTAAAGTTTGCAAATCTGTTGAAAAAGATGAATTTTTAAGAGAATGAATCAATGTTTTTGTAGGAATGCAGCCTTTGTTAAGACATGTTCCACCAAGCTCTTCTTTTTCAATTAAAAATACCTCTGCCCCGGATCTTCTTAGAACAAGGGCAGAGACATAACCTGCAGGTCCTCCTCCAATTACACAGGCTTTCATTATTTCTCTTCTTCAAGATAACTTTCATAATCTTCATAGTCCATCAAATCATCCAGCTCTTGAGGATTATCCATTTCAATCACAGCAATCCAGCCTTTACCATATGGGTCTTCATTAATAAGTTCAGGATGGTCAATCAATTCTTCATTTACTTCAACTATTGTGCCGCTTACAGGAGCTATGACAGGTGAAGAGGTTTTTGTTGACTCAATTTCTGCCATTTCAGTATCTGCCTCAACATGAGTATCTACCTCTGGAAGTTCAATATAAATAATATCTCCTAAGGATTCCTGGGCATAATCAGTGATTCCGACTTTTACTTTTTTACTTCTACCTGAGACCTTTACCCAAGTGTGCTCTTTGTGAAATTTGTAATTTTCTAAACTCATTTTCCCTCCGTTTTAAAAAGTTTTTTATTCTGATTATTTAATTTGACAGGAGATAATTTGTCAAGTCTACTTAATTCGCTTTATTTTTGCTCCAAGTTGAATGAGCTTTTTGTCAAGCTCTTCGTATCCTCTGTCAAGGTGATATATTCTGTCAATAATCGTTTCTCCTTCAGCAATTAATCCTGCAATTACAAGTGATGCCGATGCTCTTAAGTCAGTTGCCATAACAGGTGCACCTTTCAATTTTTTCACTCCTCTTACAGTAGCAGTATTACCTTCCACTGTGATATCTGCTCCCATTCTTCTTAGTTCTGCTACATGCAT
The nucleotide sequence above comes from Thermodesulfovibrio aggregans. Encoded proteins:
- the gcvH gene encoding glycine cleavage system protein GcvH, which codes for MSLENYKFHKEHTWVKVSGRSKKVKVGITDYAQESLGDIIYIELPEVDTHVEADTEMAEIESTKTSSPVIAPVSGTIVEVNEELIDHPELINEDPYGKGWIAVIEMDNPQELDDLMDYEDYESYLEEEK